In Flavobacterium sp. GSB-24, the genomic window TGGTTTTTTAGAGTAATAGACTTTTTCAGTCTTTTTGGTTTACCAGGAATGATTGCAGTAATTACCAGTCAGAAATCTCAGCGCCTGGGTGATATGGCTGCGGGTACGGCAGTTATAACGTTAAAAAATAAAATTAATATTAGCCACACAATTTTAGAAGAAATAGGAGATTCGTATGTTCCCACTTATCCTTTAGTGATAAAACTTTCAGACAATGATATGCGAATCATCAAGGAAACATACCAAAAAGCCGAAGCCAAAAATGATCATGAAATCATTTATAAATTGGTAGCAAAAATAGAAAGTGTAACCGGAATTAAAAATCAATCTGGAAATAACAGCGATTTTATCCGAGTAATTTTAAAAGACTACAATTTCTACACACAGCATATGTAAAAATTTTCTTTAAGGAATTAGAATTATTTTGAATCTTTAGATTTTAATTTTTTATATTTAACTGATTATTTAGTTATGATATTTTTAATTAAAAACTCTGAACATGAAAAGTAAAAAGCCACTCCTCATTATATTAATGTTATTTGCCGTTGCTTTTAGTTTCGCTCAAGGCGGAAAAAAATTGGATAAAATAATAAAAAGAGATTATCAGATTATTGAATGTACGATTTCAAAAATGTCTGATAAAACCGTAGAATATTCACTTCCAGGCGAAACATTAGTAATTTCGCTTGACATTTCGCAGATTGCAAGAATTGATTTTGCCAGCGGAAGATCACAAACTTTTGATGTAAGTTCTGTAAATAGTTCGCCGTCTTCAGGTTCGTCAACAATTACAGCATCAGAGATGAAACCCAATACAATTGCGGTGCTGCCAGTTCCTTACGTGAATTCAGATACGCAGGAAAGCTCAGGAGACATGGCTAAATTTGCTCAAAATGATCTTTACAATAAACTGCTGGACAAATCATCAAATATTTTTCCGCTAACAGTTCAAGACTTAAGAACCACAAATAGTTTGCTTCATAAAGCTGGAATAGATCATAATAATATTGATGAAACTCCAATTGAAGATCTTGAGAAAATATTGGGAGTTGATAATATTGTTGCTGCAAAAGTTTCTTACACTATAAATTCTGGTACTACAGCCACTACTTATAATAGCGGAAATGCAAAAGTAAGCGACAATAACAAAAAAATAAAAACAAACGATATTTCTACAACTACAGCAAACACACAGGTTTATTATTACTATACTGTTTATTTTGACATGTATAGAAATACGACCAAAATTTATTCTCAAACTCGTAAACCGCTTTTAGCAGTAAAAGACAGCTGGATGGATTCTGTTACTTATTTACTAAAAAGAAGTCCGATTTACGTTAAAAAATAATAGAATAATAGATGGAAAAATTCAAATCTAAAATTGATTTATGGTTTGTAATTCTGGTAAGCATATTATTTACGCTGATTCTAATACGATTAGCGTATGATCAAAATTGGATTGGTTTTATTTTCATAATTTTTGTAATTAGTTATGTCATCTATTCATTTTCAACAACGATGTATAGTATTGAAGGCGATAAACTGAAAATAAAATGCGGCTATTTCTTTAATTTTTTAATTGAAGTTAAGAAGATAAAAACAATATCGGAGACTTTTAATATTATAAGTTCGCCTGCACTTTCTTTTAACCGATTAGAAATTTTATATAATAAATATGATACGCTTTTAATTTCTCCAAAGGATAAAAACAGATTTTTAGAAGCAATCAAGAGAATAAATCCTGAAATAAAAATAGTACTAAAAAAATAGAAACAATTATAAAAATCTCTGCACCTTTGTACCTTTAAATCTTTGTAGCTTAAGAAAAAATGTTTCACTTACTAGATATTATTGGGACAATGGCGTTTGCTATGTCTGGCGCTTTAACAGCAATGCATAAAAAACTAGATCCGTTTGGGGTTTTTATCATTGCATTTGTCACCGCGGTAGGAGGAGGAACACTCCGTGATGTTCTTATTGGACGAACTCCAGTAGGCTGGATGCGCGATATGCAGTATGTCTACGTGATTATTTTAGGATTTTTTCTAGCCATTATTTTTAGAAAAAAATTCGATAGACTCAGAACTTCATTATTTTTGTTTGATACAATTGGTTTGGGAGTTTTTACTTTAATTGGTCTCGAAAAAGGAATTGTGATTGGACTTCATCCCGGAATTTGTATTGCTTTAGGAACAATGACCGCTTGTTTTGGAGGCGTAATTAGAGATATTCTATGCAACGAAATTCCGAACGTTTTTAGAGAAGAAATATATGCTACAATCTGTATTTTTGGCGGATTCGTATTCTTTGGTTTAAGAGCACTAAATTTAAACGTCGATGTTTTATATTTAGTTACTTCACTTGTAATTATTGTAATTAGACTGCTGGCAGTAAAATACAAATGGCATTTAAAAGCATTTGATCATAAATAATTGATGACAAAATATACCGTAAAAAAATACAATCAAAATGATTTTGCCATTTGGAACGATTTTGTTGCTCAGGCCAAAAATGCTACGTTTCTATTTCATCGTGACTTTATGGAATATCATCGCGATCGTTTTGAAGACTTCTCTCTTTTAATTTTTGAAGAAGAAAAACTACGTGCCATTCTTCCAGCCAATAAACGAGAAAATGCCGTTTATTCTCATCAAGGACTTACTTACGGTGGTTTGGTGTATTTATCTAAACTGAAAGCGGAAAAAGTATCATTGATTTTAGACGAAATTTTACTTTTTTTGAAAGAAAATAAAATACAAACTTTCTATTATAAACCGATTCCAGATTTTTATTTTTCGGAAGGAAATAAAGAAATCGAGTTTTTTCTAATCAAAAGAGGCGCTGTTTTAGAACGAAAGGAAATGAATCTGGCGGTTAATTTGTCTGTGCCTTTAAAGATTTCGAAAAGTAAATTAAAGCACTTTAGAAGAATTGAAAAAAAAAATGATTTATATATTGTTGAAGAACAAAATTTTTATCCTTTTTGGGAAAAAATTTTAGCGCCACGATTACTAAAAAAATTTGGCGTAAAACCTGTTCATTCTAAAGAAGAAATTACACTTTTAAAATCTAAATTTCCTGAAAATATCAAACAGTTTTCTGCATATAAAAATGATCAAATAATTGCCGGAATAACGATTTTTGAAACCAAAAATGTCGTTAAATCACAGTATGGTGCAACTTCAAAAACAGGAGAAGAATTTAGAGCACTCGATTTTTTATTCATTAATCTAATACAGATGTATAATCAAAATGGGAAGTGCTTTTTCGATATGGGTATTGTTGATGAAGATAATGAATCAGGTTATAATGAAGGGCTTTTGAAGCAAAAAGAAGAATTAGGGTGTTCTGTTTATGGACAGGAATTCTATAAAATTAGTATAAAATGATACTGTTTTTTAATCAAAAAATAAATTGATCAAATGAAATTATGTTTCAGAAAAAATGGAAAGCAGTCTTACATAATTTCTGGGATGTTTTAAGAAAAGAAGAAGTAACATCGGCGAAAAATCTAATTAAATTATGATTTAGTATTAAAAAAAAATTAAATCACTTCTAAATTGAATTTCTATAAAAAAATAGGTCAAACAAGTTTGTTTAAGATAACTTCTTTAAACAGTTTCAGCGTTGTTCTAAAAATCGGAATTGGATTAATTACATCAAAAATACTTGCCGTTTTTGTCGGGCCAAGCGGCATGGCCTTGGTTGGAAATCTTCGTAATTTTTTAACTTCATTAGAAAATATTTCTACTTTAGGATTTCAAAATGGCATCGTAAAATACACCGCCGAAAATGAGAAAAACAAAGTTGAACTTCAAAAAATAATTACAACTGTTTTTATAAGTCTCTCATTCATAGCCGTTATTCTGGGTTTTGTTTTATTTTTTACAGTCCAATATTGGAATACCAGAATTTTTGGAAATAACACCGAATATTTACCAGTTTTTAAAGTTTTGGCTTTGTCTTTGCCTTTTTATGCTGTTTCAATTTTTTTTGTTGCATTAATTAATGGTTTAGGAAAATTTCAAAAGGTAATATGGATCAATATCATCGGAAACATCATGGGTTTAGCGGTTTCTCTCTTCTTGATTTTACAATACGAAACGATTGGAGCTTTAATGGCTATTGTAATTGCGCCCGCGCTTTTGTTTTTCGTTACTTTTTATCTAGTTCAAAAAGAAATTAACTTTTTTCAAATTATAAAACTTGATTTATTTGACTTTAAAATCATAAAAAATCTTTCCTCGTATTCCTTAATGGCTTTGGTTTCTTCGGTTCTAGGGCCTTTTGTGTTCTTAGCAATTAGAAATCATATTATTCATGATTTAGGAATTGAACAAGCTGGATATTGGGAAACCATAACAAGAATTTCGTCTTATTATCTTTTATTTATCAGTACTATTCTAACCGTTTATTTTTTGCCTAAACAATCAAAAGCATCCACTAATCAGGAAACAAAAAGTGTTTTTTGGGAGTTTTATAAGTTCATTCTTCCTGTTTTTGTTTTGGGTTTAATTGTGCTTTATTTGGCTAGATTTTTTGTGGTTAAACTGCTTTTTAGTAAAGAATTTTTACCTGTAACAGATTTGTTTTTTTGGCAGTTTCTCGGAGATATTTTTAAAGTTTGTTCGCTTATATTAGGCTACCAGTTTTTTGCCAAAAAATTGACTTTGGCTTTTATACTTACAGAATTATTTTCTTTATTTATTCTGTATACGGCTAGTGTTTATTATATTCAAATATTTCAAATAGAAGGAGTTGTAATAGCTTACGCTTTTCAAAATTTGAGTTATTTGATAGTCCTTGCGATCTATTTTAGAAAAAGTTTGTTTTAATTTTCGTTCCATTTCTGCACGTATTTTTGTGCAATATTCACATAATTATGATGCTCTTCTATAAAAGCTCTAGCGCGTTTTCCTATTGCCGTAATTCCTTCAGGATTTTCAATTAAAAAAGACAATTCATTTACTAGGTAATCTACATTTGGAATAGCGTTTATGCACACTTTTTCAGTAAGATTGTAATATTCCGTAAACTCAGTTTCGGCGTTGGTAAAAACGACTTTTCCTTTTGCCATTGCTTCAAGTGCATTGTAGCCCTGATCATATCCATAAATTTGATCCAATAAAATATGTGATCTATTATACAAATCGATATATTGAGAATAAGGAACACTTCTAACAGTGATTATTTCAACTTTTGAACCGTATTTTTTCTCAATTATTTCCAGAGCTTTTTCAAAATAATCATTTCCTTTTTTTAAATAATTATCATTGTTGATGCCATGGAAAATGATGATTTTATTAGAAATATTTAACGATTCAAATTGAAGTTTGTTAATATTAATGGGGTTTGGAATTATTCCCAGATATTTACTGTTTCCTATTAATGGAAGATGATAATCTAGATCGGAAGCAATAATGCCGTTGCAGTTTTTGTAGATAAATTGATGTAGTTTGAGGAACTCTTTCTTGCGGAATTTCAAAACATTAGCAAATGATTTTTGATCAATTGTATGATTTTGATAGAGAGCAATTACAGATTTAAAATCAGGATTTTCAAAACAATATTTCACATTTAAATAGTCGTAGCCACAACTCAGTAAAAACAATTTCTTATTGTTTTTTAAAAGGCTCGAAATGATCTTCTTTTCGAAATAATACGTGCAATGAAAACTGTTTTCGTTGATTAACTGCACGACATCAAAACCCGAACATCGTTTTTCGAATTTTAGAAACTGTCGATACGTTAAATAAGAGGTAATATTGAATCCAGAAAGTTTATACACTGCAATTTTTACTTTTTTTAGAAAACCAGAATCCCATTTTTTCTGAATAGGAAAGTCGACTGGAAAATTTTTAAAACCGTCGCTCTGACCAATAATAAAAACATCATGTCCTAATTTTTGCAAACCATCCTTCAATGAATTGTGCAAATGACTGTATTCGCCTACCAGTAAAACTTTCATTTATGTGTATATTTGACAAATATATTTACTTTTTTGGTTAAAAACATGAATAAAAAGAAAGTTGCAATTGTTTCAAATTCTTTAGGAAAAGGAGGAGCAGAACGTTTCGCAGCTTTACTGACTTTTATGTTAGCAGAATCTGGGTTTGAAGTCCATTCTTTTGTTGTAAATGATGTTGTAGATTATTCATATGCAGGAACTTTATACAATTTGGAAAAAGAAAGCTTAGGCTCTTTTTCTTTCCTCAGAAAATTAAAAAAAGGAATTTTACTACGCCGCTATTTAACCAAAAATAATATAGAAATTGTCATAGACAGCAGAACTAGAAATGTATTGCTGAGAGAATTAATTACAAGATTAATTTATCGAAACACCAAAATCTATTACGTTGTGCACAGTTATAATTTTAAAAATTATTTTCCTTCGTCGGTATTTTGGTCGAGAATAATTTATAAAAACACTGAGGCTTTAATTTGTGTCTCAAAAGCAATTGAAGAAAAAGTAAATGAGCTTTATAAGCTTAAAAACACCATTACAATTTACAATCCTTTTTTTATTGCTGATGAAGAAATCGGAAAAGAAGTTTCTGAAACTCAAAAAGTGATTTTGTTTTTTGGACGATTTGATGAAAAAGTAAAAAATTTTACACTAATGCTGGAAGCTTTTTCTATGTCTCAAATTTTTTTGAAAGGATATGAATTACATCTTTTAGGGAATGGAAATGATTTGAATTTCATAAAACAAAAAATTGAAAGTTTAGATTTAGATAATTACGTTAAAATATTTTCGTTCAAACAAAATCCATTTGATGAAGTTCGTAAAGCTAAATTTACCATTCTGACAAGTCATTACGAAGGGTTTCCACTTTCGATAATAGAATCATTAGCTTTAGGGACGCCTGTTGTGGCTGTTGATTGTAATTCTGGGCCACGAGAAATTATTCAGAATGAATTTAATGGTTTATTGGTTGAAAACAACAATATTAAAGCTTTATCCAAAGCCATAAAACGGTTTGCAGATGACAACGAATTGTATCATTTTTGCAAAAAGAACGCCTCAGAAAGCGTTAAACATTTGTCTTTAAAAAATATTTCTGAACAATGGAAAAATCTTCTAGCCAATCAAAAATGACCAGTATTTCAGATATTCAATTAATCGAAATTCCTAAAATTCAGGACAGAAGAGGGAATCTTTCAGTTGTTGAAGGAAATACGATTCCGTTTGTTTCCAAAAGAGTGTATTATTTATACGATGTCCCAAGCGGAAGCAAAAGAGGCGGACATGCACATATAGAGCAGCAGGAATTTTTGATTCCTTTAAGCGGCAGTTTTGATGTGATTTTAAAAGACGGGAAGAATAAAGAAATCATTACCCTTAATAAGCCAAATGTTGGTTTGCTTATTGTTTCAGGAATTTGGAGAGAACTTCAGAATTTTTCTTCAGGAAGTGTTTGTTTGGTTCTTTCTTCAGCGGAATTTAATGAAGAAGATTATATTCGAGAATATAAAAAATTCAAGTTATTTAAAAACAGATGAGCCTAAACCTAAATTGGCTAATGAAGTTTTTACTTTGGTTAAAAAAACTAAAGCAAAAGAAGGAAGAAACAATAAAATTTGTTTTTTCAAACCTAAATTCTTCATATCAATTGGTTGAGAATATTTAGTAAAAAGTGCTTTTTCTCCAGCTATTTTACTTTTTACAGCCAATGAAAACCGATTCAAATCGAGAAACTTTTTCAAATCTAAATTGGTTTTTTCTATTTTCTCATATTTAGAAAAATCCATTTTTTCGTGAATCAGTTTGTTATTTTTCGAAAGACTTTCAGGATCGTAAACGTATCGGGCTAATATTTTCCAAGAAAAAACTACAGGATAAATAAGACCAATTCTAATCCATAAATCGGTGTCTTGACCGCTTTTAATTTTTGTATCAAAATTTCCAGCTTCAGAGAAAACAGTTTTATGGAAAACAGCGCAGGAAGTACAAAGAACAGTTTCTTTTAAACTGGCTTGAAAGTAGTTTACAATTTCAAATTCGCCATTAGATTTTGAAATCGAATATTGTACTGGAATTATTTTTTTTGAAGTATCAAATTCAATTGCAGCAGAAAATACTTTTTGATCTGGAACCTTGGAAATGAGATTAAACATCGTTTCTAAAAACGTCGGATACCAAAAATCGTCTGCATCTAGAAAAGTTATAAAATCGGCAGCTGCTTTCTCGATTCCGTAATTTCTTGCGGCAGAAGCACCTTCTTTTTTTTTGCTGTAATAATTAATT contains:
- a CDS encoding RDD family protein produces the protein MSELSINTTQNVKINFIAASVGERLGAFFIDLFIIICYSTAISVVLFDWLQLDRLMASLDSWSRGAVYLILYSPIIVYSLVLESIFEGQSLGKKLVKIKVVKIDGYQAGFGDYLVRWFFRVIDFFSLFGLPGMIAVITSQKSQRLGDMAAGTAVITLKNKINISHTILEEIGDSYVPTYPLVIKLSDNDMRIIKETYQKAEAKNDHEIIYKLVAKIESVTGIKNQSGNNSDFIRVILKDYNFYTQHM
- a CDS encoding PH domain-containing protein, whose protein sequence is MEKFKSKIDLWFVILVSILFTLILIRLAYDQNWIGFIFIIFVISYVIYSFSTTMYSIEGDKLKIKCGYFFNFLIEVKKIKTISETFNIISSPALSFNRLEILYNKYDTLLISPKDKNRFLEAIKRINPEIKIVLKK
- a CDS encoding trimeric intracellular cation channel family protein; this translates as MFHLLDIIGTMAFAMSGALTAMHKKLDPFGVFIIAFVTAVGGGTLRDVLIGRTPVGWMRDMQYVYVIILGFFLAIIFRKKFDRLRTSLFLFDTIGLGVFTLIGLEKGIVIGLHPGICIALGTMTACFGGVIRDILCNEIPNVFREEIYATICIFGGFVFFGLRALNLNVDVLYLVTSLVIIVIRLLAVKYKWHLKAFDHK
- a CDS encoding FemAB family protein; the protein is MTKYTVKKYNQNDFAIWNDFVAQAKNATFLFHRDFMEYHRDRFEDFSLLIFEEEKLRAILPANKRENAVYSHQGLTYGGLVYLSKLKAEKVSLILDEILLFLKENKIQTFYYKPIPDFYFSEGNKEIEFFLIKRGAVLERKEMNLAVNLSVPLKISKSKLKHFRRIEKKNDLYIVEEQNFYPFWEKILAPRLLKKFGVKPVHSKEEITLLKSKFPENIKQFSAYKNDQIIAGITIFETKNVVKSQYGATSKTGEEFRALDFLFINLIQMYNQNGKCFFDMGIVDEDNESGYNEGLLKQKEELGCSVYGQEFYKISIK
- a CDS encoding O-antigen translocase, encoding MNFYKKIGQTSLFKITSLNSFSVVLKIGIGLITSKILAVFVGPSGMALVGNLRNFLTSLENISTLGFQNGIVKYTAENEKNKVELQKIITTVFISLSFIAVILGFVLFFTVQYWNTRIFGNNTEYLPVFKVLALSLPFYAVSIFFVALINGLGKFQKVIWINIIGNIMGLAVSLFLILQYETIGALMAIVIAPALLFFVTFYLVQKEINFFQIIKLDLFDFKIIKNLSSYSLMALVSSVLGPFVFLAIRNHIIHDLGIEQAGYWETITRISSYYLLFISTILTVYFLPKQSKASTNQETKSVFWEFYKFILPVFVLGLIVLYLARFFVVKLLFSKEFLPVTDLFFWQFLGDIFKVCSLILGYQFFAKKLTLAFILTELFSLFILYTASVYYIQIFQIEGVVIAYAFQNLSYLIVLAIYFRKSLF
- a CDS encoding glycosyltransferase, which gives rise to MKVLLVGEYSHLHNSLKDGLQKLGHDVFIIGQSDGFKNFPVDFPIQKKWDSGFLKKVKIAVYKLSGFNITSYLTYRQFLKFEKRCSGFDVVQLINENSFHCTYYFEKKIISSLLKNNKKLFLLSCGYDYLNVKYCFENPDFKSVIALYQNHTIDQKSFANVLKFRKKEFLKLHQFIYKNCNGIIASDLDYHLPLIGNSKYLGIIPNPININKLQFESLNISNKIIIFHGINNDNYLKKGNDYFEKALEIIEKKYGSKVEIITVRSVPYSQYIDLYNRSHILLDQIYGYDQGYNALEAMAKGKVVFTNAETEFTEYYNLTEKVCINAIPNVDYLVNELSFLIENPEGITAIGKRARAFIEEHHNYVNIAQKYVQKWNEN
- a CDS encoding glycosyltransferase, with product MNKKKVAIVSNSLGKGGAERFAALLTFMLAESGFEVHSFVVNDVVDYSYAGTLYNLEKESLGSFSFLRKLKKGILLRRYLTKNNIEIVIDSRTRNVLLRELITRLIYRNTKIYYVVHSYNFKNYFPSSVFWSRIIYKNTEALICVSKAIEEKVNELYKLKNTITIYNPFFIADEEIGKEVSETQKVILFFGRFDEKVKNFTLMLEAFSMSQIFLKGYELHLLGNGNDLNFIKQKIESLDLDNYVKIFSFKQNPFDEVRKAKFTILTSHYEGFPLSIIESLALGTPVVAVDCNSGPREIIQNEFNGLLVENNNIKALSKAIKRFADDNELYHFCKKNASESVKHLSLKNISEQWKNLLANQK
- a CDS encoding FdtA/QdtA family cupin domain-containing protein, with translation MEKSSSQSKMTSISDIQLIEIPKIQDRRGNLSVVEGNTIPFVSKRVYYLYDVPSGSKRGGHAHIEQQEFLIPLSGSFDVILKDGKNKEIITLNKPNVGLLIVSGIWRELQNFSSGSVCLVLSSAEFNEEDYIREYKKFKLFKNR
- a CDS encoding glycosyltransferase family 2 protein; the protein is MAFFSIIIPLYNKENFIENTIQSVLNQTFQDFEIIVVNDGSTDKSEEKLLQFNDTRINYYSKKKEGASAARNYGIEKAAADFITFLDADDFWYPTFLETMFNLISKVPDQKVFSAAIEFDTSKKIIPVQYSISKSNGEFEIVNYFQASLKETVLCTSCAVFHKTVFSEAGNFDTKIKSGQDTDLWIRIGLIYPVVFSWKILARYVYDPESLSKNNKLIHEKMDFSKYEKIEKTNLDLKKFLDLNRFSLAVKSKIAGEKALFTKYSQPIDMKNLGLKKQILLFLPSFALVFLTKVKTSLANLGLGSSVFK